A single Candidatus Krumholzibacteriia bacterium DNA region contains:
- a CDS encoding glycogen/starch/alpha-glucan phosphorylase has protein sequence MESRIASAVNSRYAADPVRTGLGVEPLKRAVLDNLTFHLGRMLRQAKPHDYYLALAYAVRDRLLQRWMQTHETYANHSIKVACYLSAEFMVGPHLGSNLLSLGIEDAAREALAELGQDLDLILDEEEEPGLGNGGLGRLAACYLESLATLEMPSVGYGIRYEFGIFDQEIRDGWQAEITDKWLRHGNPWEIVRPDIACAVKVGGHTEGFHDGDGRYRVRWVPGHVVLGIPYDTPILGYEINTCNTMRLWSAQACESFDFQAFNVGDYYRAVDAKVISETLTKVLYPNDEPAVGKKLRLMQQYFFVSCSLQDMLRVHGLIGVPLERFPEKFAVQLNDTHPSIAIAELMRLLVDERGVIWEKAWEITQRTFGYTNHTLLPEALETWPLPLFQSMLPRHLEIIYEINRRFLEEVRLRFPADEARVARVSLIDEANEKRVRMANLACVGSHAINGVARLHTELLQKSVLADFYALWPERFSNKTNGVTPRRFVRLANPGLSTLISSHLGESWIRDLEQLKALEPLAEDDDFRRRWRQVKLENKRRLAKQIYDRTGVELPPEWLFDVQVKRIHEYKRQHLNLLHIITLYARLKNKPTLEFPPRAFIFAGKAAPGYDRAKRIIRLVHGVAEVVNGDPDVNRRLRVAFFPDFNVKNAQYIYPAADLSEQISTAGKEASGTGNMKFALNGALTIGTLDGANVEIRDAVGAENFFLFGQNADEVAQLRRAGYRPWEYVEDNPELAEALTLIRDGLFSRGDREMFRPLLDDIMTRDEYLLCADYADYLQSQETVSNAWRDTENWTRVSILNTARMGRFSSDRAIREYCKEIWGVRPVRVHLEE, from the coding sequence ATGGAGAGTCGGATCGCATCCGCGGTGAACTCGCGGTACGCCGCCGATCCCGTGCGGACGGGACTCGGAGTGGAACCTTTGAAGCGCGCCGTGCTCGACAACCTCACCTTCCATCTGGGCCGGATGCTGCGGCAAGCCAAGCCGCACGATTACTACCTGGCCCTCGCCTACGCCGTCCGTGACCGTCTCCTGCAACGCTGGATGCAAACGCACGAGACCTACGCCAACCACAGCATCAAGGTCGCCTGCTACCTGTCGGCGGAGTTCATGGTGGGCCCCCATCTCGGCAGCAACCTCCTCAGCCTCGGCATCGAGGACGCGGCGCGGGAGGCCCTCGCCGAGCTCGGCCAGGATCTGGATCTCATCCTCGACGAAGAGGAGGAGCCGGGTCTGGGCAACGGCGGCCTGGGGCGGCTGGCGGCGTGCTACCTCGAATCCCTCGCCACCTTGGAAATGCCCTCCGTGGGATACGGCATCCGTTACGAGTTCGGCATCTTCGATCAGGAGATCCGCGACGGCTGGCAGGCGGAGATCACCGACAAATGGCTGCGCCACGGCAACCCCTGGGAGATCGTGCGCCCCGATATCGCCTGCGCCGTCAAAGTCGGCGGGCACACCGAGGGCTTCCACGATGGCGACGGGCGCTACCGCGTGCGCTGGGTGCCCGGCCACGTCGTCTTGGGCATCCCCTACGACACGCCGATCCTGGGCTACGAGATCAACACCTGCAACACGATGCGTTTGTGGAGCGCGCAGGCCTGCGAGTCCTTCGATTTCCAGGCCTTCAACGTCGGGGATTACTACCGCGCCGTGGACGCGAAGGTGATCTCCGAGACGCTCACCAAGGTCCTTTATCCCAACGACGAGCCCGCAGTCGGAAAGAAGCTCCGGCTGATGCAGCAATACTTCTTCGTGTCCTGTTCGCTCCAGGACATGCTGCGGGTGCACGGTCTGATCGGGGTGCCTCTGGAGCGCTTCCCCGAGAAGTTCGCGGTGCAGCTCAACGACACCCACCCTTCCATCGCCATCGCCGAGCTCATGCGCCTGCTGGTGGACGAACGTGGAGTGATCTGGGAGAAAGCCTGGGAGATCACCCAGCGCACCTTCGGCTACACCAATCACACCCTTCTGCCCGAAGCCCTGGAGACCTGGCCGCTGCCGCTCTTCCAGAGCATGCTGCCCCGCCACCTGGAGATCATCTACGAGATCAACCGCCGTTTCCTGGAGGAAGTGCGCCTGCGCTTCCCCGCCGACGAGGCGCGGGTGGCACGGGTGTCGCTCATCGACGAGGCGAACGAGAAGCGCGTGCGCATGGCGAACCTGGCTTGCGTCGGGAGCCACGCCATCAACGGCGTCGCCCGGCTGCACACCGAGCTGCTGCAGAAGAGCGTGCTCGCCGACTTCTATGCCCTCTGGCCCGAACGCTTCAGCAACAAGACCAACGGTGTCACGCCGCGGCGCTTCGTGCGCCTGGCCAACCCCGGCCTCAGCACCCTCATCAGCTCCCACTTGGGGGAGAGCTGGATTCGCGATCTCGAGCAGCTGAAAGCGTTGGAGCCGCTGGCCGAAGACGACGACTTCCGCCGCCGCTGGCGCCAGGTCAAGCTGGAGAACAAGCGGCGCCTGGCGAAGCAGATCTACGACCGCACCGGTGTCGAGCTGCCGCCGGAATGGCTGTTCGACGTCCAGGTGAAGCGCATCCACGAATACAAGCGCCAGCATCTGAACCTGCTGCACATCATCACGCTCTATGCCCGGTTGAAGAACAAGCCGACACTGGAGTTCCCGCCGCGCGCCTTCATCTTCGCTGGCAAGGCGGCCCCTGGCTATGACCGCGCCAAGCGCATCATCCGTCTGGTGCACGGAGTGGCGGAAGTGGTGAACGGCGATCCCGACGTCAACCGCCGCCTGCGCGTCGCCTTCTTCCCCGATTTCAACGTCAAGAATGCCCAGTACATCTATCCCGCGGCCGACCTCTCCGAGCAGATCTCCACCGCCGGCAAGGAAGCCTCGGGCACGGGGAACATGAAGTTCGCCCTCAACGGTGCGCTCACCATCGGCACGCTGGATGGGGCGAACGTCGAGATCCGGGACGCCGTCGGCGCGGAGAACTTCTTCCTCTTCGGTCAGAACGCCGACGAGGTCGCCCAGCTGCGCCGCGCCGGCTACCGGCCCTGGGAGTACGTCGAGGACAATCCGGAACTGGCCGAGGCGCTGACGCTCATCCGCGACGGCCTCTTCTCGCGGGGAGACCGGGAGATGTTCCGTCCCCTCCTCGACGACATCATGACCCGGGACGAATATCTACTCTGCGCCGACTATGCGGACTACCTGCAGAGCCAGGAGACCGTGAGCAACGCCTGGCGCGACACCGAGAACTGGACGCGCGTGTCGATCCTGAACACCGCCCGCATGGGCCGGTTCTCCTCCGACCGCGCCATCCGCGAATACTGCAAGGAGATCTGGGGCGTGCGGCCGGTGCGCGTGCACTTGGAGGAATGA
- a CDS encoding substrate-binding domain-containing protein gives MGFGVGRWARLVRGMLPSLVLGALFLYSVWPWLPFVHHERRVRTLVFYGFSILGDVMTQGVFPAFQEMWRARTGEHIEFTFSFASSGTITNQVIMGVPADVCLVALEPDATRMATAGLTPPEGWKRLPHRGAVNRSPFVILVRPGNPKGIHDFEDLARSGVEVVHPDPLTSGGAKWSILAEYGAAARRHPQDPAAAGYQLLLGIWRNVVAQAASARAARTQFQNGFGDALVTYEQDGLLDRSRGKLEAEIIYPHSTILSEHTLVILERNVRPNERALVQAFSDFLWSETAQRLFVQYGFRSVDEKINAAHPALPPIADPFGIEDLGGWDYAWGAIIDEVWKKQVLKELER, from the coding sequence ATGGGATTCGGGGTCGGGAGATGGGCGCGGCTGGTGCGCGGCATGCTGCCGAGCTTGGTTCTGGGCGCCCTCTTTCTCTACTCCGTCTGGCCCTGGCTGCCGTTCGTGCACCACGAGCGACGCGTACGCACCCTCGTCTTCTACGGCTTCAGCATCCTCGGCGACGTCATGACCCAAGGCGTGTTCCCGGCCTTCCAGGAAATGTGGCGCGCCCGCACGGGGGAGCACATCGAGTTCACCTTTTCCTTCGCCAGCTCCGGCACGATCACGAATCAAGTGATCATGGGCGTCCCGGCGGACGTCTGCCTCGTGGCCCTCGAACCCGATGCGACACGCATGGCCACGGCGGGTTTGACGCCCCCCGAAGGTTGGAAGCGCCTTCCCCATCGTGGTGCCGTGAATCGCTCCCCCTTCGTGATCCTCGTCCGTCCCGGGAACCCGAAGGGGATCCACGACTTCGAGGACCTGGCCCGGTCCGGTGTCGAAGTGGTGCACCCGGATCCGCTGACTTCCGGCGGCGCCAAGTGGTCGATCCTGGCGGAGTACGGCGCCGCAGCGCGGCGGCACCCGCAGGATCCGGCCGCCGCCGGGTATCAGCTACTCCTCGGCATCTGGCGCAACGTCGTGGCGCAGGCGGCGTCGGCGCGGGCGGCGCGCACCCAGTTCCAGAACGGCTTCGGAGATGCCCTGGTCACCTACGAGCAGGATGGGCTCCTGGATCGATCGCGCGGCAAGCTGGAGGCGGAGATCATCTACCCTCACAGCACGATCCTGAGCGAGCACACGCTGGTGATCCTGGAAAGGAACGTGCGACCGAACGAGCGTGCGCTCGTGCAAGCCTTCTCCGATTTCTTGTGGAGCGAGACCGCCCAGCGTTTGTTCGTGCAGTACGGCTTCCGTAGCGTCGACGAGAAGATCAACGCCGCCCACCCCGCCCTCCCACCCATCGCCGACCCCTTCGGCATCGAGGACCTCGGAGGCTGGGACTACGCCTGGGGCGCCATCATCGACGAGGTGTGGAAGAAGCAAGTGCTGAAGGAGCTGGAGCGATGA
- a CDS encoding ABC transporter permease subunit: protein MRRRGLWNPLVPTSPFPPAMLFLVILPLLLLPLLAVFIYAFHGGTGTFLDVLRSPDAQFALRFSLLMAFATAVVNSLLGTFAAYVLSKYEFAGKKPLSIVVNLPVAIPTVVVGTSLLLLWGPIGLLGRLLQPLGLQPMFTPVGVLLAHVFVTFPYMLGSVKPVLDELEATYEEAAYTMGASRWQTFRFVILPALRGGLFTGTLLSFAHSIGEFGATAMVSGNLRLRTQTAPLYIFAQFEAGNIAAANAVAAVLALLSFTIFYLLQSYTARRGRS, encoded by the coding sequence ATGAGGCGTCGCGGCCTGTGGAACCCCCTCGTGCCCACCTCGCCTTTCCCGCCGGCGATGCTCTTCCTCGTGATCCTGCCGCTCTTGTTGCTGCCGCTCCTGGCCGTCTTCATCTACGCCTTCCACGGGGGCACCGGCACTTTCCTCGATGTGCTCCGCTCCCCGGACGCGCAGTTCGCGCTCCGCTTCAGCTTGCTCATGGCCTTCGCCACGGCGGTGGTGAACTCCCTGCTCGGCACCTTCGCGGCCTACGTCCTCAGCAAGTACGAATTCGCCGGCAAGAAGCCCCTCTCCATCGTGGTGAACCTGCCCGTGGCCATCCCGACCGTGGTGGTCGGCACCTCTCTCCTCCTCCTCTGGGGGCCCATCGGACTCCTGGGCCGGCTGCTGCAGCCGCTGGGGCTGCAGCCGATGTTCACGCCGGTCGGAGTGCTGCTGGCGCATGTGTTCGTGACCTTCCCGTACATGCTCGGCTCGGTGAAACCGGTGTTGGACGAACTGGAAGCGACCTACGAGGAAGCGGCCTACACCATGGGCGCGAGCCGCTGGCAGACCTTCCGCTTCGTCATCCTGCCGGCACTGCGCGGCGGCTTGTTCACCGGCACGCTGCTTTCCTTCGCGCACTCCATCGGCGAGTTTGGGGCCACGGCCATGGTGTCGGGCAACCTCCGCCTGCGCACTCAGACGGCGCCCCTTTACATCTTCGCGCAGTTCGAGGCAGGGAACATCGCCGCAGCCAACGCCGTGGCCGCCGTCCTGGCCTTGCTCTCATTCACCATCTTCTACCTGTTGCAGAGCTACACGGCGCGGCGCGGCCGTTCCTGA
- a CDS encoding ATP-binding cassette domain-containing protein, producing MSIVLEHLSKRLSGSLVVDDVSLEIASGELFVLLGASGSGKSTILRLVAGLVEPDGGRIVLDGRDVTAQPPQQRGTGFVFQNYSIFRHMSVAQNVEFGLRIRRQPRGERARRRDELLELVGLSGYAARYPEELSGGQQQRVALARALAYRPSVLLLDEPFGALDVKIRAQLRRKLREIQRSLALTMILVTHDQEEAFEVADRVGVIERGRLLEVGSARELYARPHALYVGTFLGASNVLVGRVRQGRGCFGPLELPIPAHLPHPEGGLVQLLFRPEDVQLGEKEPASGSIILGCGRVAEHSFTGASLRVRLRLPLLPGTRQIAPVPGFGEEVLLVDALFPADAGLPTGEVWVSLRAWHILEPQRLRLLLASTPRAPAAGVVLSGTLAKRLDAHVTVLAIGRDARAAATLAARVEAGLQDAGGTPPQVLVHAGDRFKEILNRQAEAPHDLVILDDRRESRGRRLGSGLWPFLERVTVPVLIARGERDTLERLLICIATGEPGKSDVRVGGRLAQFLGAHVTLLHVLREGQPGETERAHLERAMDTFRALGVTAHLRFRVAPSPAEGILSEARERDPDLIVIGSHRPSTRVLFGADNITMQVLARAESPVLVVPLDADL from the coding sequence GTGTCGATCGTTCTCGAACATCTGTCGAAGCGCCTCTCGGGTTCGCTCGTGGTCGACGACGTGAGCCTGGAAATCGCTTCCGGGGAGCTCTTCGTGCTGCTCGGCGCCAGCGGCAGCGGCAAGAGCACGATCCTGCGCCTCGTGGCCGGTCTCGTCGAGCCCGACGGCGGGCGGATCGTGCTCGACGGGCGCGACGTGACCGCCCAGCCGCCGCAGCAGCGCGGCACCGGCTTCGTCTTCCAGAACTATTCGATCTTCCGTCATATGAGCGTGGCTCAGAACGTCGAGTTCGGCCTGCGCATCCGGCGGCAGCCGCGCGGCGAGCGCGCCCGCCGGCGCGACGAGCTGCTCGAGCTGGTAGGCCTCTCCGGTTACGCCGCGCGCTACCCGGAGGAACTCTCGGGCGGGCAGCAGCAGCGGGTGGCGCTGGCTCGCGCCTTGGCGTATCGGCCGAGCGTGCTCCTCCTCGACGAACCCTTCGGGGCCCTGGACGTCAAGATCCGCGCCCAGCTGCGGCGGAAACTGCGAGAGATCCAGCGCAGCCTCGCGCTCACCATGATCCTGGTGACTCACGACCAGGAGGAGGCGTTCGAGGTTGCCGATCGCGTTGGCGTCATCGAACGCGGCCGGTTGCTGGAGGTGGGGAGCGCCCGCGAGCTCTACGCCCGGCCGCACGCTCTCTACGTCGGCACTTTTCTCGGCGCGAGCAACGTCCTCGTGGGCCGCGTCCGCCAGGGGCGCGGCTGTTTCGGACCCCTGGAGCTACCGATCCCGGCGCACCTGCCGCACCCGGAAGGCGGTCTGGTGCAGCTCCTCTTCCGACCCGAGGACGTGCAGCTCGGCGAGAAAGAGCCAGCGAGCGGCAGCATCATTCTCGGCTGCGGGCGCGTCGCCGAGCACAGCTTTACCGGTGCCTCTCTGCGCGTCCGCCTGCGCTTGCCGCTGCTACCGGGTACGCGCCAGATCGCTCCGGTGCCGGGATTCGGCGAGGAGGTGTTGCTCGTCGATGCGCTCTTCCCGGCGGATGCCGGGCTGCCGACTGGAGAGGTGTGGGTGTCGCTGCGCGCTTGGCACATCCTCGAACCGCAGAGGTTGCGGCTCCTGCTGGCGAGCACGCCGCGTGCGCCGGCCGCAGGCGTGGTGCTGTCCGGGACGCTGGCGAAACGCCTCGACGCCCATGTGACCGTGCTCGCCATAGGCCGCGACGCCCGCGCTGCCGCGACGCTCGCCGCCAGGGTGGAGGCGGGCTTACAGGATGCAGGCGGCACCCCACCGCAGGTGCTCGTGCACGCCGGGGACCGCTTCAAGGAAATCCTGAACCGGCAGGCGGAAGCGCCACACGATCTGGTGATCTTGGACGACCGGCGCGAATCCCGCGGACGCCGCCTCGGCTCGGGACTGTGGCCGTTTCTGGAGCGCGTGACGGTGCCGGTACTGATCGCCCGGGGCGAGCGCGACACCCTGGAGCGCCTCCTCATTTGCATCGCTACCGGCGAGCCCGGGAAGAGCGACGTGCGTGTGGGCGGGCGCCTCGCACAATTCCTGGGCGCCCATGTCACGCTCCTGCACGTTTTGCGCGAAGGTCAGCCCGGCGAGACCGAGCGCGCTCATCTCGAGCGCGCCATGGACACCTTCCGCGCCCTCGGCGTCACCGCGCATCTGCGTTTTCGTGTCGCTCCCTCCCCCGCGGAGGGCATCCTCAGCGAAGCTCGCGAGCGCGACCCCGATCTCATCGTGATCGGCTCGCATCGGCCCTCGACGCGCGTTCTCTTCGGCGCGGACAACATCACCATGCAGGTGCTGGCCCGCGCCGAGAGCCCGGTGCTCGTCGTGCCCCTCGATGCCGATCTCTGA
- a CDS encoding STAS domain-containing protein translates to MLLTSVVDAELSGTVSATLEGHLDAGGATQLRRDLSPLITAETPSLLLDLRGVDWITSVGVGALMHLYSRAQAQRGVMALFGSVPRVRFVLHVCGLEALLNVQDTEAEARERLRSQQSP, encoded by the coding sequence GTGCTGCTGACGAGCGTTGTCGACGCAGAGCTGTCCGGCACCGTGTCGGCAACACTGGAAGGTCACCTCGACGCGGGGGGAGCGACGCAGCTCCGCCGCGACCTCTCCCCCCTGATCACTGCGGAAACTCCTTCGCTCCTCCTCGATCTGCGCGGCGTGGACTGGATCACCAGCGTCGGGGTGGGAGCCCTCATGCACCTCTACTCGCGCGCCCAGGCGCAGCGCGGCGTCATGGCGCTCTTCGGCAGCGTCCCGCGGGTGCGTTTCGTGCTGCACGTGTGCGGTCTCGAGGCCCTTCTCAACGTGCAGGACACGGAGGCGGAGGCCCGGGAGCGGCTCCGCTCCCAGCAATCTCCGTAG
- a CDS encoding RNA polymerase sigma factor: protein MDDSELARETLRGNTRSFELLVEKYYKVLFNTALRMLGDSEDARDVVQITFMKAYVKLNTFNPELKFFSWIYRIVIHESLNLLGRRKMQEPLGVDLREPSRDPEEECARSELSGAISAALLRLSPDKRLLVILRHFAGFSYDEMSAILGIPEQKVKSRLYSARRSLGALLVGRSATA from the coding sequence ATGGACGATAGCGAGCTCGCCCGCGAGACACTACGAGGGAACACCCGGAGCTTCGAGCTCTTGGTGGAGAAGTATTACAAGGTCCTGTTCAACACGGCGCTTCGGATGCTCGGCGACTCCGAGGACGCCCGCGATGTCGTCCAGATCACTTTCATGAAGGCTTACGTGAAACTGAACACCTTCAATCCCGAGCTCAAGTTCTTCAGCTGGATCTACCGCATCGTGATCCACGAGTCGCTCAACCTCTTGGGACGCCGCAAGATGCAAGAGCCGCTGGGGGTCGACCTCAGGGAGCCCTCCCGTGATCCCGAGGAGGAATGCGCCAGGAGCGAGCTGAGCGGCGCCATCTCGGCAGCCCTGCTGCGGCTCTCCCCCGACAAACGCCTCCTCGTGATCCTGCGGCACTTCGCCGGCTTCTCCTACGACGAGATGAGCGCCATCCTGGGGATTCCGGAGCAGAAGGTGAAATCGCGTCTCTATTCGGCGCGCCGAAGTCTCGGCGCCCTCCTGGTCGGTCGGAGCGCCACGGCATGA
- a CDS encoding ATP-binding protein, producing the protein MELEKRFPREFTALESILDFVLEFYERSGIAAPDPSQVQLMIEEIFTNMIKYNDGHQNISIRLRRMGDHLEICLTDFDVEPFDYASAPEVDTEQLLERKQSGGLGLHLVKKMADRMTYEYVDRNSKLTILKRLGG; encoded by the coding sequence ATGGAGCTCGAGAAGCGCTTCCCCCGTGAGTTCACTGCCCTCGAATCGATCCTCGACTTCGTCCTGGAGTTCTATGAAAGGAGTGGCATCGCGGCTCCCGATCCGTCCCAAGTGCAGCTCATGATCGAGGAAATCTTCACGAACATGATCAAATACAACGACGGGCACCAGAACATCTCCATTCGCTTGCGCCGGATGGGGGACCACCTGGAGATCTGCCTCACGGACTTCGACGTGGAGCCCTTCGACTACGCCAGCGCACCCGAGGTGGACACGGAGCAGCTGCTGGAGCGGAAGCAGAGCGGTGGCCTCGGACTCCACCTGGTGAAGAAGATGGCCGATCGGATGACCTACGAATACGTGGATCGCAACAGCAAGCTCACCATTCTGAAGCGCCTCGGGGGATAA
- a CDS encoding STAS domain-containing protein: MFDIRLQEGRGLVLTGRLDASQTTKASTVLKAVESSMALDLSDLEYVSSAGIGVLVQTQKRLQSTGHSLKLVNVQPRVRAIFHYAALESYFGID, translated from the coding sequence ATGTTCGACATCCGCCTGCAGGAAGGGCGTGGCCTCGTGCTCACGGGTCGCCTGGATGCCTCGCAGACCACCAAGGCTTCCACGGTCCTGAAAGCCGTGGAGAGCTCCATGGCCCTCGACCTGTCCGATCTCGAATACGTCTCCAGTGCCGGGATCGGCGTGCTGGTGCAGACCCAGAAGCGCTTGCAGTCTACGGGGCACAGCCTGAAGCTGGTCAACGTCCAGCCTCGGGTGCGCGCCATCTTCCATTACGCTGCATTGGAGAGCTACTTCGGCATCGACTAG
- a CDS encoding PrsW family glutamic-type intramembrane protease — protein sequence MHLGGLAVSVFPVFAFLALLILMDSFKLVPLRAVLRSIAVGLLVALVALRLNTWIMDGFALDPVAYRRYGAPLVEELLKCLWVVFLLRSHRVGFMIDAAIHGFALGSGFALVENVFYYLQLHADASPFLWIVRGFGTAVVHGSTMAVFATLSKSLADRHGSTGPRIFLPGFLLAVAAHSLFNHFLLHPLAMTAILLVVLPLLVIGVFEQSERATRHWLGSGFDSDAEILDSIVTGDVRQTRVGAYLQSLRSRFSTTVVADILCYLQIYLELSMRAKTQLMAREAGVQLPVGEDVRANLEELRYLEKSIGKTGKLALLPLLRRSSRDSWQLTLLRHESWRP from the coding sequence GTGCATCTCGGCGGACTGGCAGTGAGCGTCTTCCCCGTCTTCGCTTTCCTGGCGTTGCTCATTCTCATGGACAGCTTCAAGCTCGTACCGCTCCGCGCCGTGCTGCGCAGCATCGCGGTGGGCCTTCTGGTCGCGCTCGTCGCCTTGCGTCTGAACACCTGGATCATGGACGGCTTCGCCCTGGACCCGGTGGCGTACCGGCGCTACGGTGCGCCGCTGGTGGAGGAGCTCCTCAAGTGCCTCTGGGTGGTCTTCCTGCTGCGCTCACACCGGGTCGGATTCATGATCGACGCGGCGATCCACGGCTTCGCCCTCGGTTCCGGCTTCGCCCTGGTGGAGAACGTTTTCTATTACCTGCAGCTGCATGCCGATGCCAGCCCGTTCCTGTGGATCGTGCGGGGCTTCGGCACTGCCGTGGTTCACGGCTCCACCATGGCTGTGTTCGCCACCCTGTCGAAGAGCCTCGCGGACCGGCACGGCTCGACCGGGCCACGCATTTTCCTGCCCGGCTTCCTCCTGGCAGTCGCGGCGCACTCCCTCTTCAATCATTTCCTCCTGCACCCCCTGGCGATGACGGCGATCCTGCTCGTCGTTCTGCCGTTGCTCGTGATTGGTGTCTTCGAGCAAAGCGAGCGGGCGACACGCCACTGGCTCGGGTCGGGATTCGATTCCGACGCCGAGATCCTGGATTCGATCGTGACGGGCGACGTGCGGCAGACACGCGTGGGTGCGTATCTGCAGTCGTTGCGCAGTCGTTTCTCCACCACGGTGGTCGCGGATATTCTTTGCTACCTGCAGATCTATCTGGAGCTGTCCATGCGGGCCAAGACCCAGCTTATGGCGCGCGAGGCCGGGGTGCAACTGCCGGTGGGAGAGGACGTGCGGGCGAACCTGGAGGAGCTGCGCTATCTGGAGAAATCGATCGGCAAGACCGGCAAGCTGGCGCTCCTCCCGTTGCTGCGTCGCAGCAGCCGCGACTCGTGGCAGCTGACCCTGCTGCGCCACGAGTCCTGGCGTCCCTAG
- a CDS encoding nicotinate phosphoribosyltransferase produces the protein MFRRLSLLVDLYELTMVAGYVRHGMEAKPAVFDLYFRTNPFQGGYALFAGLEPALDYLEGLVFETEDLDYVRSLRLFDTDFLDYLHDFRFRGQVTAASEGEVVFANEPLLTVEAGLAEAQLVETALLNLVNFQTLVATKAARIAGEAGEAGVMEFGARRAQGPDGALSAARAACIGGVRTTSNLLAGQAFGIPVAGTQAHSWIMAFPSEMDAFRAYATTFPDHCVLLVDTYDTLRSGIPNAITVARELAARGHRLQGVRLDSGDLAYLSRETRRLLDAAGLHEVKIVASNELDEHVIESIRKEGGRIDLYGAGTRLATAAGSGGGALGGIYKLVELDGQPRIKVSSDGHKSTIPGRKRLWRASRDDGRFELDALSLGGETPRPEDPVFDPTNPMRHTPIPAGSRLEDIRRVVMEGGRRSRSGPPLEHLAEYARGQLGRLPEGVRRLLNPHVYRVAQTQGLRAQRERMIEAAAAALRRGSPGSGGGS, from the coding sequence ATGTTCAGGCGACTGTCGCTCTTGGTGGACCTCTACGAGCTCACCATGGTGGCGGGCTATGTGCGCCACGGCATGGAGGCCAAGCCGGCCGTCTTCGACCTCTATTTCCGCACCAATCCGTTCCAGGGCGGCTACGCGCTGTTCGCCGGACTCGAGCCCGCGCTCGACTATCTCGAAGGCCTGGTCTTCGAAACCGAGGACCTCGACTACGTGAGGAGCCTGCGCCTCTTCGACACCGACTTCCTCGATTACCTGCACGACTTCCGCTTCCGTGGTCAGGTGACCGCGGCCTCCGAAGGCGAGGTCGTGTTCGCCAACGAGCCGTTGCTCACCGTCGAGGCCGGTCTCGCCGAGGCCCAGCTCGTCGAAACGGCGCTGCTCAACCTGGTCAACTTTCAGACCCTGGTCGCCACCAAGGCGGCGCGCATCGCCGGCGAAGCAGGCGAGGCAGGGGTGATGGAGTTCGGCGCCCGGCGCGCCCAGGGTCCGGACGGCGCGCTCTCGGCCGCCCGCGCCGCCTGCATCGGCGGCGTGCGGACGACGAGCAATCTCCTGGCAGGCCAGGCCTTCGGCATCCCGGTGGCCGGCACGCAAGCGCACTCCTGGATCATGGCGTTCCCGAGCGAGATGGATGCCTTCCGCGCCTACGCCACCACCTTCCCCGACCACTGCGTGCTGCTCGTCGACACCTACGACACCTTGCGAAGCGGCATCCCGAACGCGATCACCGTGGCGCGCGAGCTGGCGGCGCGAGGCCATCGCTTGCAGGGCGTCCGCCTCGATTCCGGCGATCTGGCCTATCTGTCGCGGGAGACCCGCCGGTTGCTCGACGCGGCGGGCTTGCACGAGGTCAAGATCGTGGCTTCCAACGAACTCGACGAGCACGTCATCGAGTCCATCCGCAAGGAGGGCGGTCGCATCGATCTCTACGGTGCCGGAACGCGGCTCGCAACCGCCGCCGGTTCGGGCGGCGGCGCGCTCGGGGGCATCTACAAGCTCGTGGAACTGGATGGGCAGCCGCGCATCAAGGTGAGCTCCGATGGCCACAAGAGCACGATCCCTGGACGCAAGCGTCTGTGGCGCGCTTCGCGCGACGACGGGCGCTTCGAGCTCGACGCGCTCTCCCTCGGCGGGGAAACGCCGCGTCCGGAGGACCCGGTCTTCGACCCGACGAATCCCATGCGCCACACCCCCATCCCGGCGGGGTCGCGGCTCGAAGACATCCGCCGCGTGGTGATGGAAGGCGGCCGTCGGTCGCGCTCCGGTCCACCGCTCGAGCACCTGGCGGAATACGCCCGCGGACAGCTCGGTCGCCTGCCGGAAGGTGTCCGGCGGCTCCTCAACCCGCACGTCTATCGGGTGGCACAGACCCAAGGACTTCGGGCGCAGCGCGAGCGTATGATCGAGGCGGCTGCTGCGGCCTTGCGTCGCGGCAGTCCCGGTAGTGGAGGTGGGTCATGA